A genomic stretch from Spirochaetota bacterium includes:
- the hflB gene encoding ATP-dependent zinc metalloprotease FtsH: MNKAGKQIALLLLIVVLAVAIFKMNDYTKPKIEPLQYSDFVKKVTEQKVKAVSIANGKKIMGTYLKADKPIFFETVIPYDDPALMKMLIDNKVEVKGEESDDNMFLKGLLNFLPWLFFFGLIWFFMIRQIQATGNKAMSFGKSRARLNPETKNKITFVDVAGVDEAKEELKEIIDFLKEPKKFVNIGAKIPKGVLLMGPPGTGKTLLARAIAGEAGVAFFSISGSDFVEMFVGVGASRVRDLFEQGKKNAPCIIFIDEIDAVGRLRGAGLGGGHDEREQTLNQLLVEMDGFETNEGVIIVAATNRPDVLDPALLRPGRFDRQVVVDTPDVKGREKILAVHSRKIPLSREVDLKVIARGTPGFTGADLANLVNEAALLAARRNKKRVAMHDMEDAKDKVMMGPERRSMLISNEEKEIIAFHESGHTILGLVTGNDPVHKVTLIPRGRALGLTMQLPKEEKHLHSKQYWLNQITILFGGHVAESIKFNEVTTGSSNDLERATDIARRMVCEWGMSKNMGPLTFGKKQEQIFLGREISQHRDYSEQTAEIIDAEVKQIIQECEKRAHSLISEHRAQFDKIAGYLMERETLTGADIDIIMRGEDLPPVQLAVDAPGERTEKEEGQDGVTQPHPAGALEPSH; the protein is encoded by the coding sequence ATGAACAAGGCAGGAAAACAGATCGCGCTATTGCTGCTCATCGTGGTGCTGGCGGTCGCGATTTTTAAAATGAACGATTATACGAAACCGAAGATCGAGCCGCTGCAATACAGCGATTTCGTGAAAAAGGTCACCGAGCAGAAGGTAAAAGCCGTCTCCATTGCGAACGGCAAAAAGATAATGGGGACGTACCTGAAGGCCGACAAGCCGATCTTTTTCGAAACCGTTATCCCGTACGACGATCCCGCGCTCATGAAGATGCTCATCGACAACAAGGTCGAGGTCAAGGGCGAGGAATCCGACGACAACATGTTTCTGAAGGGGCTCCTCAACTTTCTCCCGTGGCTCTTCTTCTTCGGGCTCATATGGTTTTTCATGATTCGCCAGATCCAGGCGACCGGGAACAAAGCGATGTCGTTCGGGAAAAGCCGTGCCCGGCTGAACCCCGAGACCAAGAACAAGATCACCTTCGTCGACGTGGCAGGGGTTGACGAGGCGAAGGAGGAGCTCAAGGAAATCATCGATTTTCTCAAAGAGCCCAAAAAGTTCGTGAACATTGGCGCGAAGATACCCAAGGGCGTACTGCTCATGGGGCCCCCCGGCACCGGCAAAACCCTGCTCGCGCGCGCAATCGCGGGCGAAGCGGGCGTCGCCTTCTTCTCGATAAGCGGGTCGGATTTCGTGGAGATGTTCGTGGGTGTGGGCGCCTCCCGGGTGCGCGACCTGTTCGAGCAGGGAAAGAAGAACGCCCCCTGCATCATATTCATAGATGAGATCGACGCCGTGGGAAGGCTGCGCGGAGCGGGCCTGGGCGGCGGGCATGACGAGCGCGAACAGACGCTCAACCAGCTCCTCGTGGAAATGGACGGCTTCGAGACGAACGAGGGCGTGATAATAGTCGCGGCGACCAACAGGCCGGACGTGCTTGATCCCGCGCTCCTCCGGCCGGGACGTTTCGACCGGCAGGTGGTCGTGGATACGCCCGACGTAAAGGGCCGCGAAAAGATTCTCGCGGTACATTCCAGGAAGATACCGTTGTCGAGAGAGGTTGACCTCAAGGTTATCGCGCGGGGCACGCCGGGCTTCACGGGCGCGGATCTCGCGAACCTTGTCAACGAGGCCGCGCTGCTTGCCGCACGGCGCAACAAGAAGCGGGTGGCCATGCACGATATGGAAGACGCGAAGGACAAGGTAATGATGGGTCCCGAGCGCAGGTCCATGCTCATTTCCAACGAGGAAAAGGAAATCATCGCGTTTCACGAGTCCGGACATACGATACTGGGTCTCGTGACGGGTAACGATCCGGTGCACAAGGTAACCCTTATTCCCCGGGGACGGGCGCTTGGACTTACCATGCAGCTTCCCAAGGAAGAGAAGCATCTCCATTCGAAACAGTACTGGCTCAACCAAATCACGATACTGTTCGGCGGTCACGTCGCCGAAAGCATCAAATTCAACGAGGTTACCACGGGCTCCAGCAACGATCTGGAACGAGCGACCGATATCGCGCGACGGATGGTATGCGAATGGGGGATGAGCAAGAACATGGGGCCGCTCACCTTCGGCAAGAAACAGGAACAGATTTTCCTGGGACGGGAGATATCGCAACACAGGGATTACAGCGAGCAGACCGCGGAGATAATTGACGCGGAGGTGAAGCAGATAATCCAGGAGTGTGAGAAACGGGCGCATAGCCTGATCAGCGAACACCGCGCGCAATTCGACAAGATCGCCGGCTACCTGATGGAGCGCGAGACGCTTACGGGGGCCGATATCGATATCATCATGCGCGGCGAGGACCTTCCCCCCGTCCAGCTTGCGGTCGATGCGCCGGGTGAGCGTACGGAAAAGGAGGAGGGCCAGGACGGAGTCACCCAGCCGCATCCGGCGGGAGCACTGGAGCCTTCGCACTAG
- the tilS gene encoding tRNA lysidine(34) synthetase TilS, which yields MSSPLYDRIHDFIRARALLETGDRVLVCASAGKDSMALLDVLLALRERCAIGLGIFHVNHGVRGAESDTDESHVRERAKGEGIEAHVVRMGPFPGGGISFEDYAREFRYREAGRIAGEHGYSKIATAHSMDDQAETLLMRIFFGTGIHGLCGIASRRGKIVRPLLCVSAQEIYAHLEQRAIRWREDATNADTAYFRNFVRHEILGRVRERLPEVSRALAELGDRARENEGMLRGLIDERFGPIRFRADGASYIRLAPVAGKEAVLRWTLAAVIREDFAEFVHGGMLAEICRNLGSEKTHGSLYRSDAISVQKTVFDGEPVIRIDRVAGREEKGREWEYLVPLTDTPVTVEIRETGAVVLIEPADEARYTATRGETGSIFIALPDEIRYISIRNRRPGDRVRLEFGNKKVKDLYIENKLDTVRKNDIPLIIAGGRIAGILPGRKSGLRERVSSDFFVHPGSKRILALSVQN from the coding sequence ATGGCGCTCCTGGACGTACTGCTCGCGCTTCGCGAACGGTGCGCGATAGGCCTGGGGATATTTCATGTCAATCACGGTGTCCGGGGGGCGGAATCGGACACCGACGAATCCCATGTGCGGGAGCGGGCGAAAGGCGAAGGGATCGAGGCGCATGTCGTGCGCATGGGTCCCTTCCCGGGCGGGGGAATCTCCTTCGAAGATTATGCCAGGGAGTTCCGGTACCGGGAGGCCGGACGCATTGCCGGCGAACACGGATATTCGAAGATCGCGACGGCTCACAGCATGGACGACCAGGCGGAGACGCTGCTTATGCGCATCTTTTTCGGTACCGGCATTCACGGGCTGTGCGGCATCGCGTCCCGTCGCGGGAAGATCGTTCGGCCGCTGCTGTGCGTATCGGCGCAGGAAATCTACGCGCACCTGGAGCAGCGCGCGATTCGCTGGCGCGAAGACGCGACGAACGCGGACACCGCCTATTTCAGGAATTTCGTCCGGCACGAGATACTGGGCAGGGTTCGGGAGCGTCTCCCGGAGGTTTCGCGCGCGCTTGCCGAACTGGGCGACCGGGCCCGCGAGAACGAGGGAATGCTGCGCGGGCTTATCGACGAACGATTTGGTCCGATACGCTTCCGGGCGGACGGGGCCAGTTACATCCGCCTCGCGCCCGTTGCGGGAAAAGAGGCTGTTCTCAGGTGGACGCTTGCCGCCGTGATACGCGAAGATTTCGCCGAATTCGTGCACGGGGGAATGCTCGCGGAAATCTGCAGGAATCTGGGCTCGGAAAAAACGCATGGAAGCCTGTACCGGAGCGATGCGATATCGGTACAAAAAACCGTCTTTGACGGAGAGCCGGTTATCAGGATAGACCGCGTCGCGGGCCGGGAAGAAAAGGGCCGGGAATGGGAATACCTGGTACCCCTGACCGATACGCCCGTCACCGTGGAAATTCGCGAGACCGGGGCCGTCGTGCTCATTGAACCGGCGGACGAGGCGCGCTATACTGCAACGAGGGGCGAGACGGGATCGATTTTTATTGCCTTGCCGGATGAAATAAGGTATATTTCAATCCGAAACAGGCGTCCGGGAGACCGGGTGAGGCTGGAATTTGGTAACAAAAAGGTCAAAGACCTGTACATAGAAAATAAACTTGACACTGTCCGGAAAAACGATATCCCGCTCATTATCGCGGGCGGGCGCATCGCAGGGATTCTTCCCGGGAGGAAATCCGGGCTCAGGGAGAGGGTGTCGAGCGATTTTTTCGTGCATCCGGGCTCAAAAAGAATACTTGCGCTCTCCGTTCAAAACTGA